Genomic DNA from Nicotiana tabacum cultivar K326 chromosome 21, ASM71507v2, whole genome shotgun sequence:
TTTTCTTCATACtgctttttaattaaattttactttatcaaaaaaaaaagaaaaaagtaggGTGCAATATGTGGCAAGTTTTCCTTAGTATTTCTTTCATTACAAATACATACTATTCAAtacgtttcaatttatgtgatacACTTTCCTTATAAGTCTGCTCCAAAAAGAACGACACGTacatttttatatttggaaaaaattaatttaaacttcccattttactcttaataaaaagcttttatagccacacaaatgttagCATGTTTATgaccataagtttcaaaagtcttataaccacataaatgttatgacatatttaagattacaagtttcaaaaatctttatcttttttttaaattccgTGTCAAATCAAACTATGTCGCATAAATTGAAACGAGGGGGTAGTTGCTATCGATTTACTTTAGAAAGTAGCTTTCATCTTATAGCATCTCGCTTGTTGTGGAAAATACGTTGTTGGTTTGGTCTTCAATGGGTAATGCCAAGCATGGTCAAAGAAGTTCCGTTTGGCTGGACCTTAGTTGCTCCACGAGCACTGATGTGGACCGTATGGAGAGAGAGTAATAGGATTGCTTTTGATAGAATTGAGAAGGATTTTGTACACTTGAGGAGTAGCCTTTtatcccttatttccttttggcGCACCCACACGATTCCTGTAGTTATAGAACATCGTTCGTGCAGAACCATAGTTTTTTGTGCATTGAGGGTGAAGGATAGATAGTTGTAAGAGATTAATAACCTGAAAATATGGGTACCAGATCTAGTAAAGACTATTGTTTCACTAATCTTTAACCAAATTCTGAGGATTAGAGATCAAAGATTATAAGTAGTGAAAAACCATATGTAGTAACATTGATGACATGAGCATGAAATAGACACAATGCTTTTTAAAGCTACAAAAAACTCTCAAATCTCTTTTTATATGATCAATTCATAGAATCGATTGAGATTTGAGACAGTGATGACTGAAAATCTACCTGATGTTCTCTCTGTTTTTGCCTTCCTTTTTGCAACTTTATTGATCATATTATATATACCATTGACGTCTTGCAACTTGCAGCTTTCAGGTCATAATTGGAATAGAATAGATATGGCTTATGCTAGTATTGCTTCTCTTATGAGAACAATAGAACTACTCTTGACATCCAATTCGCCAATGCAATCTCTAATTTGTGACTACAAAGAAGAATTTCTCGCTCTTCAGGGAAAAGTTAGTTCTCTGGAagtatttctcaagaattttGAGAAAAGCAATGATACTGAGAAAATGGCATATTTGGAATCGCAGATAAAAGACGTGACAAATGCTGTGGAACACACAATTCAACTGAGACTAACAGAAGCTGTAATGGCAAATGATGAAATACAGAAAGAAAAGGAACATAAGAGGCTTTTTGATAGCCTAAAACAAGTAGCAGAGGAGATTGATCATGTCCAGAATGAGTCACCAAACATTCAAGATTATAATACGGCCAGCCATTATCAAAGGAAATGGTTGCTGGAAAAACTGACACAATATGGTGGCTCGTCTGGTAACCTCAAAGTCATCTCAATCATCGGGATGGGGGGCATTGGTAAAACGACTTTAGCAAAAGAAGTTTACGATTATGAATCAATTCGATCTCATTATGATGTTCGTGCCTGGACTACTGTATCTCAACATTATAATGTAAAAGATATCCTGGAAAGCCTTCTGCATTCCACAATGCGTGACAGATTTTACATGGGTGACGAGTCAGAGCTAGCAGACATGCTACGAAAAAGTTTAATAGGTAGGAGATATTTAATTGTCATGGATGACATGTGGAGCAGTAACGCATGGGATGACGTGAGACATTGCTTTCCAAGTTACAACAATGGGAGCCGAATATTGTTGACTACCCGTAACAAAGAAGTAGCTTATTATGCTGGTACAGAGAATCTTTCTTTGCAGATGAACCTCATGGACCCAGATGAGAGTTGGAACCTTGCCAAAAGTATGGTGTTTGCAAATGAAGCATTTCCATATGAGTTCGAGACTATTGGGAAGCAAATTGCAGAGTATTGCACAGGGTTACCACTAGCTATTCTCGTGATTTCTGGGCTTCTCTCCAAATCTAAAAGGACAGTAGAAGATTGGGAAAATATTGCTGAAGATGTCTTGTCATTTGTCACAAAAGATCCATATGAACGATATGTACATGTGCTTGGGTTGAGTTACAATCACTTAACCAGTGACCTAAAAGCATGCCTTCTGTATTTTGGGATTTTTCCAGAAGACAGTGAGATTTCGGTGAAGAGTTTGGTGAGATTCTGGATGGCTGAGGGCTTCCTGAAGTCAGAAAAAGATTTGGAAAGAGAGGCTGAGAAGTGcttacaagatcttattgacagaCATCTAGTTCTTGTCTGCAAGAAAAGTTTGGATGGCACAAAAATTAGATCATGTAAGGTTCATGATCTAATACATGAGCTGTGCTTGAGAGAATTAACTCAAAGCCAAGACATTTTTGTCATGAAAGACATTGTTTTTGATAAATCATATGAAGATGATGATTTGGATGAAGGTGATGATTCGGGTGGAGATGGAGATTCAGATGCAAAAAAAGCTCAAAGCCATGCTTTTCCTCTAGAGAGTCATCATCTCAGTACACATAAAATGCAGCCCTTTAAGCGATGGACTGATGATGGAATGTGTTTGGCCCTTCTTACTCCCGAACATGATCATTTGATAAGCAGGCAGACAGATGATGATGATTACACTCTCTTGAAACGAACTCgttccattttctctttttgtcttAATTCAACTTTTACTATAAATCCAGAGCTTATTCATTTTAGTTTACTTAGAATCTTGGACTTGGGTACCACAAAGTTAATAAGTTTCCCTCCACATGTACTATGTCTCATTTGGTTGAGGTACCTAGCATTGTCTGGCACTGGCGAGGATTTTTACGTTCCTCCAGAAATTTGCAGATTATGGAATCTGCAAACACTCATTATTGTTAAATTGAATTTTCCTGGAGATGTGACTTTTACGGAGAAAATTTGGGAactaatgcaattaaggcagctCAGACTACATAAATTTTATTTGTCAAATCCTCCAAGGGAATCTGATGACGAGGAGAGCTACTTGGCTTTTTCAAACATACATACTATTTCTGGCTTGTCTCCAAGTAGTTGCACAAAGGAGGTTATTTCAGGGATTCGGAATGTTAAGAAGTTAGTAATCTGTGGATATGCCAATGACTATGAAATCTTTCAACGATCTGGACTTTTCAACAATCTTGCCCATCTGCATCAACTTGAAACATTGAGTGTTGAACTTGTTCGTAAGTGGGACTCACCAGCGACTATTCCAAGTATAGCAGCTTTTCCAGCAACACTGAAGAAGTTGAAGTTGGTCTCAACTGGTGTAAACTGGGAGGACTTGAACATCGTAGGTGAGTTGCCTAACCTTGAGGTGCTGAAGCTGATGCGGAACGCTTGTATTGGCAAAGAATGGTATCCAATTGAAGGAGGATTTACTCGATTGAAGCTTTTGCTAATTGTGCATTGTGATCTCAAGTACTGGAAAGCCACAGATGACAATTTTCCCGTCCTTGAGCGCCTACTGATTAGAGATTGCCATAGGTTGGAAGAGATACCCATTGAGTTTGCAGATATTTACTCACTGCAACTCATTGAGTTAACTGACTGTACAACCGAACTCGAGGCTTCTGCTGCACGAATTCAACAAGAACAAGAAGACCTTGGAATCAAACCCGTGGATGTTCGTATCTCATGTAAGTATAAAATTATATAATGTTCTTGCATTTCTTTTGCTTGCTTTTATCTTTTCTAAACTTTTCTATTCTTGATTAATACACAACATTTTGGATGACTCTATGTTTCATTTTGATTGCGTGAGTAAAACAATATTGCAAATAGTTAATAAAGGAGATGCCAAGTTATAGTTGTAAATATAATGACCAAATAATTATTGCGATTAGCCATATTAACttaataaaaatgataatttgattAGTAAAATAATTCAAGTAGTCATAAATACCTTTATTTTGATAGTTGTAGGTGATGTGTTTGCCTTTAAATCATCCGACCCTCCTTGAGTTTAAGGATGTATTccttccgttcacttttactcgTCATGTTTCGCTTTTCGAGAGTCAAACTACATAAACTTTGACCAATATgttaacatatattttttttaccatATTGCTATGAGAAAAATTACAAATTATAGTATTTTTTGTATAGTTTCCgattatcaaaattttaattttaaaatattaagaaaatttaatgcaatttagcttaaaaaattaGTCAAATTAGACTCTCGAAAGCCGAAATATGACAAGTAAAAGTGGACGAGGGGAGTATAATGTCTGAACACTTTAAACTTATAGGTGCAATAATGTGATTCCTACACAAACGCTTGTATTTGTAGTCAAATAATTCATTATTGCTTTGGaactaaccaaaaaaaaaaaatcattattgCTTTGGAGGCTTCATTTGGtgttataaaaaaattaaaatgtttcCTTTGGACATTTCTTGTGAGAACTTCTACCAAAAAGTCATCAAAATTTAATGTAGTGGATTTGTTTGAACAAGCTCTAAATCTGCCTTTGGCTTTGGATGCTTGTGCCTTGCCTTGTCAAACTAGTACTGACCCTTTTATGTTTCTTTCCTACAGCTAATTAAAGCGGAAGTTATTTGGGAAAATGACACTTTATAGCCACTTTCAATATAATAgtaaaaaaaatgtatatattttgtatacttT
This window encodes:
- the LOC107818850 gene encoding putative late blight resistance protein homolog R1A-3 isoform X3, which gives rise to MAYASIASLMRTIELLLTSNSPMQSLICDYKEEFLALQGKVSSLEVFLKNFEKSNDTEKMAYLESQIKDVTNAVEHTIQLRLTEAVMANDEIQKEKEHKRLFDSLKQVAEEIDHVQNESPNIQDYNTASHYQRKWLLEKLTQYGGSSGNLKVISIIGMGGIGKTTLAKEVYDYESIRSHYDVRAWTTVSQHYNVKDILESLLHSTMRDRFYMGDESELADMLRKSLIGRRYLIVMDDMWSSNAWDDVRHCFPSYNNGSRILLTTRNKEVAYYAGTENLSLQMNLMDPDESWNLAKSMVFANEAFPYEFETIGKQIAEYCTGLPLAILVISGLLSKSKRTVEDWENIAEDVLSFVTKDPYERYVHVLGLSYNHLTSDLKACLLYFGIFPEDSEISVKSLVRFWMAEGFLKSEKDLEREAEKCLQDLIDRHLVLVCKKSLDGTKIRSCKVHDLIHELCLRELTQSQDIFVMKDIVFDKSYEDDDLDEGDDSGGDGDSDAKKAQSHAFPLESHHLSTHKMQPFKRWTDDGMCLALLTPEHDHLISRQTDDDDYTLLKRTRSIFSFCLNSTFTINPELIHFSLLRILDLGTTKLISFPPHVLCLIWLRYLALSGTGEDFYVPPEICRLWNLQTLIIVKLNFPGDVTFTEKIWELMQLRQLRLHKFYLSNPPRESDDEESYLAFSNIHTISGLSPSSCTKEVISGIRNVKKLVICGYANDYEIFQRSGLFNNLAHLHQLETLSVELVRKWDSPATIPSIAAFPATLKKLKLVSTGVNWEDLNIVGELPNLEVLKLMRNACIGKEWYPIEGGFTRLKLLLIVHCDLKYWKATDIYSLQLIELTDCTTELEASAARIQQEQEDLGIKPVDVRISCKYKII
- the LOC107818850 gene encoding putative late blight resistance protein homolog R1A-3 isoform X1, with protein sequence MAYASIASLMRTIELLLTSNSPMQSLICDYKEEFLALQGKVSSLEVFLKNFEKSNDTEKMAYLESQIKDVTNAVEHTIQLRLTEAVMANDEIQKEKEHKRLFDSLKQVAEEIDHVQNESPNIQDYNTASHYQRKWLLEKLTQYGGSSGNLKVISIIGMGGIGKTTLAKEVYDYESIRSHYDVRAWTTVSQHYNVKDILESLLHSTMRDRFYMGDESELADMLRKSLIGRRYLIVMDDMWSSNAWDDVRHCFPSYNNGSRILLTTRNKEVAYYAGTENLSLQMNLMDPDESWNLAKSMVFANEAFPYEFETIGKQIAEYCTGLPLAILVISGLLSKSKRTVEDWENIAEDVLSFVTKDPYERYVHVLGLSYNHLTSDLKACLLYFGIFPEDSEISVKSLVRFWMAEGFLKSEKDLEREAEKCLQDLIDRHLVLVCKKSLDGTKIRSCKVHDLIHELCLRELTQSQDIFVMKDIVFDKSYEDDDLDEGDDSGGDGDSDAKKAQSHAFPLESHHLSTHKMQPFKRWTDDGMCLALLTPEHDHLISRQTDDDDYTLLKRTRSIFSFCLNSTFTINPELIHFSLLRILDLGTTKLISFPPHVLCLIWLRYLALSGTGEDFYVPPEICRLWNLQTLIIVKLNFPGDVTFTEKIWELMQLRQLRLHKFYLSNPPRESDDEESYLAFSNIHTISGLSPSSCTKEVISGIRNVKKLVICGYANDYEIFQRSGLFNNLAHLHQLETLSVELVRKWDSPATIPSIAAFPATLKKLKLVSTGVNWEDLNIVGELPNLEVLKLMRNACIGKEWYPIEGGFTRLKLLLIVHCDLKYWKATDDNFPVLERLLIRDCHRLEEIPIEFADIYSLQLIELTDCTTELEASAARIQQEQEDLGIKPVDVRISCKYKII
- the LOC107818850 gene encoding putative late blight resistance protein homolog R1A-3 isoform X4, which translates into the protein MAYASIASLMRTIELLLTSNSPMQSLICDYKEEFLALQGKVSSLEVFLKNFEKSNDTEKMAYLESQIKDVTNAVEHTIQLRLTEAVMANDEIQKEKEHKRLFDSLKQVAEEIDHVQNESPNIQDYNTASHYQRKWLLEKLTQYGGSSGNLKVISIIGMGGIGKTTLAKEVYDYESIRSHYDVRAWTTVSQHYNVKDILESLLHSTMRDRFYMGDESELADMLRKSLIGRRYLIVMDDMWSSNAWDDVRHCFPSYNNGSRILLTTRNKEVAYYAGTENLSLQMNLMDPDESWNLAKSMVFANEAFPYEFETIGKQIAEYCTGLPLAILVISGLLSKSKRTVEDWENIAEDVLSFVTKDPYERYVHVLGLSYNHLTSDLKACLLYFGIFPEDSEISVKSLVRFWMAEGFLKSEKDLEREAEKCLQDLIDRHLVLVCKKSLDGTKIRSCKVHDLIHELCLRELTQSQDIFVMKDIVFDKSYEDDDLDEGDDSGGDGDSDAKKAQSHAFPLESHHLSTHKMQPFKRWTDDGMCLALLTPEHDHLISRQTDDDDYTLLKRTRSIFSFCLNSTFTINPELIHFSLLRILDLGTTKLISFPPHVLCLIWLRYLALSGTGEDFYVPPEICRLWNLQTLIIVKLNFPGDVTFTEKIWELMQLRQLRLHKFYLSNPPRESDDEESYLAFSNIHTISGLSPSSCTKEVISGIRNVKKLVICGYANDYEIFQRSGLFNNLAHLHQLETLSVELVRKWDSPATIPSIAAFPATLKKLKLVSTGVNWEDLNIVGELPNLEVLKLMRNACIGKEWYPIEGGFTRLKLLLIVHCDLKYWKATDIYSLQLIELTDCTTELEASAARIQQEQEDLGIKPVDVRISSN
- the LOC107818850 gene encoding putative late blight resistance protein homolog R1A-3 isoform X2 translates to MAYASIASLMRTIELLLTSNSPMQSLICDYKEEFLALQGKVSSLEVFLKNFEKSNDTEKMAYLESQIKDVTNAVEHTIQLRLTEAVMANDEIQKEKEHKRLFDSLKQVAEEIDHVQNESPNIQDYNTASHYQRKWLLEKLTQYGGSSGNLKVISIIGMGGIGKTTLAKEVYDYESIRSHYDVRAWTTVSQHYNVKDILESLLHSTMRDRFYMGDESELADMLRKSLIGRRYLIVMDDMWSSNAWDDVRHCFPSYNNGSRILLTTRNKEVAYYAGTENLSLQMNLMDPDESWNLAKSMVFANEAFPYEFETIGKQIAEYCTGLPLAILVISGLLSKSKRTVEDWENIAEDVLSFVTKDPYERYVHVLGLSYNHLTSDLKACLLYFGIFPEDSEISVKSLVRFWMAEGFLKSEKDLEREAEKCLQDLIDRHLVLVCKKSLDGTKIRSCKVHDLIHELCLRELTQSQDIFVMKDIVFDKSYEDDDLDEGDDSGGDGDSDAKKAQSHAFPLESHHLSTHKMQPFKRWTDDGMCLALLTPEHDHLISRQTDDDDYTLLKRTRSIFSFCLNSTFTINPELIHFSLLRILDLGTTKLISFPPHVLCLIWLRYLALSGTGEDFYVPPEICRLWNLQTLIIVKLNFPGDVTFTEKIWELMQLRQLRLHKFYLSNPPRESDDEESYLAFSNIHTISGLSPSSCTKEVISGIRNVKKLVICGYANDYEIFQRSGLFNNLAHLHQLETLSVELVRKWDSPATIPSIAAFPATLKKLKLVSTGVNWEDLNIVGELPNLEVLKLMRNACIGKEWYPIEGGFTRLKLLLIVHCDLKYWKATDDNFPVLERLLIRDCHRLEEIPIEFADIYSLQLIELTDCTTELEASAARIQQEQEDLGIKPVDVRISSN